CAAGATCGTGAAATGCCGCAATTTGATTTTTGTTATTGTGATTATTGCTTAAAACAGTTTAAAGAAAAATATGATTTGAATGCCAGGAATTTGGAATCTGAAGAAGAAATTGCAGCCTGGTTTCAATTCAGATTAGATACAATTTCCAATCTTGTTAACAGAGTTAAATATGAATTAGAAAATACTGACCTGCATTTAACAGCAGCGGTTTTTCCATCACCAACTGAAGCTGCTCGTGCTGTGCGGCAGGATTGGCGAAACTGGCCTTTGGATGCAGCTATTCCGATGTTGTATCACAAATTTTATAATGAGAATATAAGCTGGATCGGAGAAATGATTTCACGATCTATTATTGAAACCAAAAATCAATTTCCCATTCATGCCGGTATCTATCTTCCCGAATTAGAAACTGACGATTTTTCGAAGATTTTGGAAATTGTGAAGCAGAATGAAGCCACCGGAATTTCTTTATTTCCGGCAGATCAACTTTCAAAAGAGATAAAGGAGATCATAAGAAGTGAAAGCTAAAATTCCCTGGCAGAATCGTCCTGAAAATTGTTCTGATTTGATCTGGCGTTATGATGAAAATCCCATCATCGATCGATACCAGATTCCAACGTCCACCAGCATTTTCAATAGCGCTGTTGTAAGATTCCAAGATGGTTTTGCAGGTGTTTTTCGTTGTGACAATAAACGACGTGAAATGAGAATTTATACCGGTTTCAGTGAAGATGGAATCAATTGGAAAATTGATCATGATCCGATTCGATTTAAACCAAAACCTGGTGTTCCAAATCATTTTGAATACGCTTACGATCCGCGAGTAACTTATATCGATGGTAAATATCATGTAACCTGGTGCAACGGAAATCATGGACCTACGATTGGATTAGCTGTTACAAAAGATTTTAAAACGTTTGAGCAGTTGGAAAATGCTTTTCTACCGCATAATCGAAACGGCGTACTTTTCCCTGAAAAGATTGCTGGAAATTATACTCTGTTGAGCCGACCCAGCGACAAAGGACACACGCCTTTCGGCGACATTTGGCTCAGTTCTTCTCCCGATCTGACTTTTTGGGGAAAGCATCGACTGGTTATGAAAGCAGGAAAAACTCCCTGGCAGAGCACAAAAATTGGTGCCGGGCCAGTTCCGATCAAAACAGAAAAAGGCTGGCTGCTTTTTTATCATGGAGTGCTAACTTCCTGCAATGGTTTTGTTTATCACATGGGAGCAATGCTGCTGGATTTAGAAAATCCCAGCAAAGTTCTGGCCTATTCTCCCGAGTATCTATTGGCTCCACACACAGATTATGAAAGAACTGGTGATGTTCCCAACGTGGTCTTTCCCACTGCAGCTTTGGTGGAAGATAACAAAATCGCAATTTATTATGGCGCTGCTGATACTTGCATTGGACTGTGTTTTGGTTATTTGGACGAGATTTTAGAATACTTGTTAAATGAAAAATAAACAAACTTATCTTGTTCCTTCGCTATGGTTAAAAGCCTTGCGAATGGTACAAAAAAAAGAAAACCTTGCGAAGGTCGCACAAGCAAGAAGTTCAAAAACCTGTCGCAAGGTAAAACAAAATGCAATATAGAAAATTATTATTGCTTTTCTTCTTATTTATATTCCTTTTTTTACAAGCAGAAGAAAAGATCATCCTCAAAGTTTTTGAACTTCCCGATCCCAAAGCTGCCGATGCTTTCAGTCGCGCAGATCGGGCAGTAATTGAAGCCTTCAAAGGAAAGTATCCAGATATTGAACTTCGATCTTTCAGTGGAATAAAAATCGAAAACATGGATCTGGATGCCGGACCTTTGATGGCAATTGCCGGTGGTGTTTCGCCCGATATTATTTACGTAAATTTCCGTCAATCTGCCACCTACATCGAAAAGGGATTTCTTTATCCGCTGGACGAATTCGTGGAAAATGTTGATCTGGAAGAACTCGATTACCGCATTTACGATCCTGTCTGGCCGGTTGTGAAAAGGAAAAAGGAACAAGAATTGGCAGAACACATCTGGATGATTCCCTACGAAACTCTGGTTCGAGTTCTGATGTATCGCAAAGATATGTTTCGTCGGGTTGGCCTCGATCCTGATGATCCTCCCGAAACCTGGGAAGAATTACTTGCTTACTCACAACGCATGACCGTTCCCGAAGAAGATGTTTACGGAATTACTTTCAGTTCCGGTCCGCAATCTGCCTGGGATTGGATCACATTTTTGTGGTCGGCAGGTGGAGAAGCTGTTCGCAAGAAGCCACAAACCGGAGAATGGTATGCTTCTTTTGATGATGCCGCAGCAGTAGAATCGATGTATTTCTACACAAAAATCTGTTCCCAACCATGGATCGACGGCGTGGGAAATCGGCAATACGGCTATGCTAAACGAGACGGTGATTGGGGAAATATGTGGTTCGACGGCCAGATCGGAATGCGCATCGATTATATGGATGATAAAAGTCTGGGAAAATCGCTCGATCCCAATCTTTACGGCGTTGCACCCGTTCCCAGAGGACCAACCGGAATTCGCGGTTCGGAACTGAATTGCCGCATGATGGGAATTTTCAGTGGCGCAGGTGAATCGAATAATGGCGGTTTGGGAGATCGTGATTCGCAAAAGGTGAAAGAAGCAGCCTTCCAATACATCTGGTTCTACGATTCTGACGAAGCACGTAAAATTCGCCTGCAGGTAATGATAGATGCCGGTTATGGTAAAATGATGAATCCTGTTTTCCTGCGAAAATACGGATTTGAAGAATTTCTGCAATACAGCCCGGAAGGCTGGGAAGAAACTTTTAACGAAGCACTCCAAAACGGTAAACCGGAACCTTACGGCAAAAATACTCAGAAAATCTACGAATACATGAGCTATCCCTTGAATGAATGCATAAATTTGAATAAGAACAGAAAACTGGGAGAAACCGAAACAGAAAAGAAAGAAAACATAAAAGAGATTTTGGAAAAAGCAGTTCAGAAAACCAACCGTAAAATGCTGGGGAAAATCACGCCGGAAGAAAGATTGAAACGTAATCGAACTGCCGTTGTAGTTGCAATTATCGTTTTCGCAGTTTTCATCTATGTTATCTATCGAGTCTGGAAGATATTCACTCCAAAATCTTTTGCTCCGGCAACTACTAAACCCAAGAAAAAAAATTATCTTCCGATCATTATCATGCTGCCCGCTCTGCTTTCGATTCTGATCTGGAAATACCTGCCGATGCTGATGGGTTCGGTGATGGCATTTCAAGATTACAGTCTGGTTGGAGAATCAACCTTTGTGGGAATGGCAAATTTTGCCGATGTACTTTACGATCCGGTCTGGTGGGCTTCTTTGGGAAGAACATTTTATTACATGCTGCTCTCTTTAGGTTTGGGATTTATTCCACCAATAATTTTAGCAATCTTGCTGCAGGAAGTCTCGCACGGTAAATTGATCTATCGTGTGGTTTATTATCTACCAGCAGTTGTTAGTGGTGTAATTGTTATTTATCTCTGGAAGTTGCTTTATGATCCCTCTGACAGCGGAATTCTAAATCAACTCCTGATGTGGCTGGGATTACCCAAAAGCGACTGGCTGGGAAACCGCAATCTGGCGATGCTGCTGTGTATTTTACCGACAGTCTGGGCGGGAGTTGGACCGGGTTGTCTCATCTATCTGGCTGCTTTAAAGAGCATTCCACAGGAAATCTATGAAGCGGCTGACATCGATGGAGCAGGATTTCGTCATAAAATTCGACACATAGTTCTTCCCAGCATGAAAGCTCTCATCATTATTCAGTTTATTGCTGCTTTCATTGCATCTGCACAACAGAGCGGATTCATTCTGGTAATGACTTTCGGAGGACCAAATCAGGCAACACGAGTTGCTGATCTGCTGATATTTGAGAAGGCATATTTATATTTGAATTTTGGAATTGCCACAGCCATGGCCTGGCTGCTGGGAGTTTTGATGATGGGATTTGCCGTTTTTCAATTGAGAAAATTGAGCAACATGGAATTCCACACTGCCGATTCTGCAACAGGAGAGGATTTGTAAATGCCGATCATTTCCAGAGTGGGACGTAAAACTCCTAAGATCAGGATTTTGAACTTTCTCATTCATTTTGTACTGATCCTGGGTGCAGTTACAATGATCTTCCCATTTTTGATGATGATCAGTACCTCTTTTTCCAGTTCAGTTGATTCCAAACAGTTTTCGCTTTATCCCAAATTCTGGTTCGATAAAGATCTGCAATTCCGAAAATACGTGGCAGTGCGCTATAATGAAGAATCGGCACAAATGATCTCACAATACAAAAATCTGTATCGCAGTTTTGATGAAATTGATTTGACGCAAAGCATTTCAAAACAGTTTTATCAGGATTGGTGCGAATTTATCAAAAATGCTGATTTGGATGAATACGATTATTTTATTTCTCAACAAAGTGGTCGGGGTATTTATCCGTTGAATGATCGTAAATTCAGAGAAATCTTGAAGAAGGAAAGTGGTGGGGAAATTGATGTTTTCAATCAGAAATACGGTTTTGAAATTCAAAGCTGGGAAGAGATAATCAGTGAAGAAAAAAACATTTTAAGTCGGAATTTTTCGATTGGAAATTCCAGATTTGCAAAAAGATATCAGCAGTTTAAACAAGATCACAATTGGCAGCAGAAGGTTTTTGCTTCTGTGGATGGATATTTCATCACCAATCTTTTGAAACAGGTTTATAAAGACGATTTGAAATTTTTGAATGAAGAATTGAATACGGATTATAAATCCTGGTCGCAAATCACGATACCAGGGAAACTTCCTGAAAATAAATTACAACCCCTCTGGAAGAATTTTGCAAAATATCAGCTTAATATTTCTCAAATTTCTGTTTCTAAAGAAGCAAAACCCGAATGGCAAAAACATCTGAAAGATAAATATTTAATAATCTCTACTTTGAACGAAGCCTGGAATTCCAATTTTAATAATTTCTTCGAAATTGATTTTCCAAATTCAGCAAAAGTAACAGGTGCAGAAAAACTGGATTTCACAAGTTTTCTTGAAAGCAAAGTTAATCCAGAAAATTTGATCCTGAATTCTGTAGAGAACCAGTTTAGAGCATTTTTGGAAAATAAATATAAAACTATCGCTGCCTTGAATAATGCCTGGCAACCTGGCTATCGCTCTTTCTCTGAAATAAGATTGCCAACTGAGTTTTCTGAAAAGAACCTTTCTCTGATTGCGGATCGTAATGAATTTTTAAGACAAAAAAACATATTGCAAAATTATGTAAATTTGAGTCCGGCAGCAGCAAAACCATATCGCAATTTTCTGCTCGAAATATTTGAATCAAAAAAAAATGCTGTCGAAGAAATAAATTATATTTCCACCCACTACTTCGATTCATTGAATGAGATAATTCCTTCCAAACAGATCCCGCCCCATGAAGCTGAAGCTGCAATCTGGCAGAAGTTTGTGTTGGATTCGGCTCATCCTGCTCTTATCAGGATCGATGAAAACGCTGAAATTGAATGGCAGAATTTCCTGAAAAACAAATATGGTAATATTGAAGAACTGAATCTGAACTTTAAATTGATTCCACAAAATTTTGATGAAGTTGCCGTAGATTATGAACAGATCGATGCAGAAATTTTTCGAGAAAATAGAACGAATATCGTTAAAGAACTTAATAAACGAAATTACGTGATGGTTTTAGACACAATGCTGTATAACGGCAGAGCAATTTTAAATACACTTATTTACGTTTCTTTGGCAATAGCAACTGCACTTTTTGTAAATCCACTGGCAGCTTATGCAATGAGTCGTTTCAAACTGAAATCAACCTACAAAATCCTGCTTTTCCTGATCCTGACGATGGCATTCCCACCAATGGTGATGGGAATCCCGAACTTTCTTCTTCTAAAAAAATTAAATCTGTTGAATACATTTTTAGCACTTATTCTGCCAGCAGCAGCCGATGGTT
The Candidatus Cloacimonadota bacterium genome window above contains:
- a CDS encoding ABC transporter permease subunit, with the translated sequence MPIISRVGRKTPKIRILNFLIHFVLILGAVTMIFPFLMMISTSFSSSVDSKQFSLYPKFWFDKDLQFRKYVAVRYNEESAQMISQYKNLYRSFDEIDLTQSISKQFYQDWCEFIKNADLDEYDYFISQQSGRGIYPLNDRKFREILKKESGGEIDVFNQKYGFEIQSWEEIISEEKNILSRNFSIGNSRFAKRYQQFKQDHNWQQKVFASVDGYFITNLLKQVYKDDLKFLNEELNTDYKSWSQITIPGKLPENKLQPLWKNFAKYQLNISQISVSKEAKPEWQKHLKDKYLIISTLNEAWNSNFNNFFEIDFPNSAKVTGAEKLDFTSFLESKVNPENLILNSVENQFRAFLENKYKTIAALNNAWQPGYRSFSEIRLPTEFSEKNLSLIADRNEFLRQKNILQNYVNLSPAAAKPYRNFLLEIFESKKNAVEEINYISTHYFDSLNEIIPSKQIPPHEAEAAIWQKFVLDSAHPALIRIDENAEIEWQNFLKNKYGNIEELNLNFKLIPQNFDEVAVDYEQIDAEIFRENRTNIVKELNKRNYVMVLDTMLYNGRAILNTLIYVSLAIATALFVNPLAAYAMSRFKLKSTYKILLFLILTMAFPPMVMGIPNFLLLKKLNLLNTFLALILPAAADGYFIFLLKGFFDSLPQQLFESATIDGAGEFRIFWKIAMPLSKPIMAVIALSAFNAAYRNFMFAFIVCQDKSMWTMMVNIYQLMQRASNGVGYAALVIASIPTLLVFIFFQNIIIRGIVVPQEK
- a CDS encoding extracellular solute-binding protein, whose protein sequence is MQYRKLLLLFFLFIFLFLQAEEKIILKVFELPDPKAADAFSRADRAVIEAFKGKYPDIELRSFSGIKIENMDLDAGPLMAIAGGVSPDIIYVNFRQSATYIEKGFLYPLDEFVENVDLEELDYRIYDPVWPVVKRKKEQELAEHIWMIPYETLVRVLMYRKDMFRRVGLDPDDPPETWEELLAYSQRMTVPEEDVYGITFSSGPQSAWDWITFLWSAGGEAVRKKPQTGEWYASFDDAAAVESMYFYTKICSQPWIDGVGNRQYGYAKRDGDWGNMWFDGQIGMRIDYMDDKSLGKSLDPNLYGVAPVPRGPTGIRGSELNCRMMGIFSGAGESNNGGLGDRDSQKVKEAAFQYIWFYDSDEARKIRLQVMIDAGYGKMMNPVFLRKYGFEEFLQYSPEGWEETFNEALQNGKPEPYGKNTQKIYEYMSYPLNECINLNKNRKLGETETEKKENIKEILEKAVQKTNRKMLGKITPEERLKRNRTAVVVAIIVFAVFIYVIYRVWKIFTPKSFAPATTKPKKKNYLPIIIMLPALLSILIWKYLPMLMGSVMAFQDYSLVGESTFVGMANFADVLYDPVWWASLGRTFYYMLLSLGLGFIPPIILAILLQEVSHGKLIYRVVYYLPAVVSGVIVIYLWKLLYDPSDSGILNQLLMWLGLPKSDWLGNRNLAMLLCILPTVWAGVGPGCLIYLAALKSIPQEIYEAADIDGAGFRHKIRHIVLPSMKALIIIQFIAAFIASAQQSGFILVMTFGGPNQATRVADLLIFEKAYLYLNFGIATAMAWLLGVLMMGFAVFQLRKLSNMEFHTADSATGEDL
- a CDS encoding glycoside hydrolase family 130 protein; its protein translation is MKAKIPWQNRPENCSDLIWRYDENPIIDRYQIPTSTSIFNSAVVRFQDGFAGVFRCDNKRREMRIYTGFSEDGINWKIDHDPIRFKPKPGVPNHFEYAYDPRVTYIDGKYHVTWCNGNHGPTIGLAVTKDFKTFEQLENAFLPHNRNGVLFPEKIAGNYTLLSRPSDKGHTPFGDIWLSSSPDLTFWGKHRLVMKAGKTPWQSTKIGAGPVPIKTEKGWLLFYHGVLTSCNGFVYHMGAMLLDLENPSKVLAYSPEYLLAPHTDYERTGDVPNVVFPTAALVEDNKIAIYYGAADTCIGLCFGYLDEILEYLLNEK